Proteins found in one Fibrobacter sp. genomic segment:
- the purE gene encoding 5-(carboxyamino)imidazole ribonucleotide mutase, with protein sequence MDLKENAKVGIVAGSKSDQETVDKITAVLDSFGIVWEFNILSAHRTPNATAKYAREAAGRGLQVLIGVAGLAAALPGVLAGHTILPVIGLPCAGGPLNGVDALHSIVQMPPGIPVATVGIGNGKNAGYLAAHIVAIADPAVREKLVAYRKSLGDIEG encoded by the coding sequence ATGGATTTGAAAGAAAATGCAAAGGTCGGTATCGTTGCGGGTAGCAAGTCCGACCAGGAAACTGTAGATAAAATCACCGCGGTGCTCGACAGCTTCGGCATCGTGTGGGAATTCAACATTCTCTCTGCTCACCGCACCCCGAACGCTACGGCAAAGTATGCCCGCGAAGCCGCCGGGCGAGGCCTCCAGGTCCTCATCGGTGTCGCAGGCCTCGCTGCAGCCCTCCCGGGCGTGCTCGCAGGGCACACGATTCTTCCGGTCATCGGACTCCCCTGCGCGGGCGGCCCGCTCAACGGCGTCGATGCCCTGCACAGCATTGTGCAGATGCCCCCGGGAATCCCGGTGGCCACGGTCGGCATCGGTAACGGCAAGAATGCCGGTTACCTCGCCGCCCACATCGTCGCCATCGCAGATCCCGCAGTCCGTGAAAAGCTCGTTGCCTACCGCAAGAGCCTCGGCGATATCGAAGGTTAA
- a CDS encoding DUF3108 domain-containing protein has translation MFRGYIKMSSKVAALVAFLVAVCFAGEPNLPEVQTPWMKGEKLTFSLGWGPITAGEATLEVKSLPGGKTEFLTFAHGNSTISRIYPVFDTVYTRVRNKGLMTEVFRKNLHEGTFHNTSVIRFDRKGEKAWLSDTVFTDMKTRKVKRSADTAVTIQGVEHSIMSAFYYVRTMPLTVGDTSRFSAVSGKKRYELKVLVHGKEQLKTAIGTVNTVKIEPVLDGDGIFNSKGRIFIWLTEDERRIPVLMECEIALGSIKAKLKKAE, from the coding sequence ATGTTTAGGGGATACATCAAGATGAGCTCCAAGGTGGCCGCGCTCGTGGCTTTCCTTGTGGCAGTGTGTTTTGCCGGCGAGCCCAACTTGCCGGAGGTCCAGACTCCGTGGATGAAGGGCGAAAAACTGACCTTCAGTCTCGGTTGGGGCCCGATTACGGCTGGCGAGGCTACGCTCGAGGTGAAATCCCTGCCTGGCGGCAAGACGGAGTTCCTCACGTTCGCACATGGGAACAGCACCATTTCCCGAATCTACCCCGTGTTCGATACGGTCTATACCCGCGTCCGCAACAAGGGGCTCATGACGGAAGTCTTCCGCAAGAACCTCCACGAGGGAACCTTCCACAACACCTCCGTCATCCGGTTCGACCGCAAGGGCGAGAAGGCGTGGCTCTCCGACACGGTGTTTACCGACATGAAGACCCGCAAGGTCAAGCGCTCCGCCGATACCGCGGTCACCATCCAGGGCGTGGAGCACAGCATTATGTCGGCGTTCTACTACGTGCGGACGATGCCTCTTACGGTGGGGGATACCTCCCGTTTTTCGGCGGTGAGCGGCAAGAAGCGTTACGAACTTAAGGTGCTGGTTCACGGCAAGGAACAGCTGAAGACGGCTATCGGTACGGTGAATACGGTCAAGATCGAACCCGTGCTCGACGGTGACGGCATTTTCAACTCCAAGGGCCGCATTTTCATCTGGTTGACCGAGGACGAACGGCGCATTCCGGTGCTCATGGAGTGCGAAATTGCGCTCGGGTCCATCAAGGCGAAACTGAAAAAGGCAGAATAG